In Vibrio syngnathi, the following proteins share a genomic window:
- the ppiC gene encoding peptidylprolyl isomerase PpiC translates to MRMIMARTAAALHILVKHKELAEDIMTQLKKGAKFQTLAKKHSTCPSGKKGGDLGEFKKGQMVPQFDKICFTGETLVPHLVKTKFGWHVVKVLYRT, encoded by the coding sequence CTGAGAATGATCATGGCAAGAACAGCAGCAGCGCTTCATATTTTGGTGAAGCATAAAGAATTAGCAGAAGACATCATGACGCAGCTTAAAAAGGGCGCTAAATTTCAAACGCTAGCGAAGAAGCACTCAACCTGCCCATCTGGTAAAAAGGGCGGCGACCTAGGCGAGTTCAAAAAAGGCCAAATGGTGCCTCAGTTTGATAAAATTTGTTTCACTGGCGAGACGCTTGTACCACATCTGGTAAAAACAAAATTTGGCTGGCACGTAGTGAAGGTTCTTTATCGAACTTAG
- a CDS encoding alpha-amylase family glycosyl hydrolase produces MESSAMLSTPATDVILHAFDWCYADVMKNAPLIRELGYKSVLVSPAMKSLRGPKGCDRDSGTQWWQRYQPQDYRVIDNQLGDTQDFTAMVNTLKQHGLRTYVDVVFNHMANESSIRGDLTYPNQKDMASYQQDSEYYESIRLFGDLSKPLFDENDFVEAFGIKNWKDTWEVQNGRITGGASDPGLPTLLDNDNVVAQQRAYLKALKAIGVKGFRIDAAKHMTLSHLRKVWTDDICEEMHIFGEIITDGGATKEEYELFLKPYLKHTRLGAYDFPLFNTIFKAFEEQGSFKSLINPYCFGQALSNMRAITFAVTHDIPNNEVFLEHVMDEVDERLAHAFILGRDGGVPLVYSELSTSGILDKSGQPRWLNDWQAPYMKNMIQFHNHVHGEAMRVVEANDDLLVFVRGDKGIVVINKSKRGKTASLNWTGAVTDLLSGEVFECVGKDLTIKVESNQCRMLTTN; encoded by the coding sequence ATGGAGAGTTCAGCTATGTTAAGCACCCCAGCGACAGATGTGATATTGCATGCTTTTGACTGGTGCTACGCTGACGTAATGAAGAACGCCCCACTCATCCGAGAGTTGGGTTATAAATCGGTTTTAGTATCACCGGCAATGAAGTCATTACGCGGGCCTAAAGGCTGTGATCGAGATTCAGGTACCCAATGGTGGCAGCGCTATCAACCCCAAGATTATCGTGTAATTGATAATCAGCTTGGTGATACGCAAGACTTTACTGCAATGGTGAACACGTTAAAGCAGCATGGGCTTCGTACCTATGTTGACGTTGTGTTTAACCACATGGCCAACGAATCGAGTATTCGCGGCGATTTAACGTATCCAAATCAAAAAGACATGGCGTCTTACCAACAAGATTCGGAGTATTACGAATCCATACGTTTGTTTGGTGATCTTTCTAAACCTTTGTTTGATGAGAACGACTTTGTCGAAGCGTTTGGTATCAAAAACTGGAAAGACACTTGGGAAGTGCAGAATGGACGTATTACTGGTGGAGCAAGCGACCCAGGCCTGCCAACGCTATTAGACAACGATAATGTGGTCGCGCAGCAGCGAGCTTACCTAAAAGCCTTGAAAGCGATTGGTGTGAAAGGGTTTCGCATCGATGCAGCGAAACACATGACACTGTCACATCTACGTAAGGTTTGGACTGATGATATTTGCGAAGAAATGCATATCTTTGGCGAGATCATTACTGACGGTGGTGCGACCAAAGAAGAGTACGAACTGTTCCTTAAGCCTTACCTTAAACACACTCGCTTAGGGGCTTACGATTTCCCTTTATTCAATACCATCTTCAAAGCTTTTGAAGAGCAGGGCAGCTTTAAGTCTCTGATCAACCCTTACTGTTTTGGTCAAGCTCTGTCGAACATGCGAGCGATCACTTTTGCTGTCACTCATGATATCCCAAACAATGAGGTGTTTTTGGAACATGTGATGGATGAAGTCGACGAGCGATTGGCTCATGCCTTTATTCTTGGACGAGATGGCGGTGTGCCGCTTGTTTACAGTGAACTCAGCACCAGCGGTATTCTGGACAAGAGCGGCCAACCTCGTTGGCTTAACGACTGGCAAGCGCCTTACATGAAAAACATGATTCAATTCCATAACCATGTTCATGGTGAAGCGATGCGGGTGGTTGAAGCCAATGATGACTTGTTGGTGTTTGTACGCGGCGACAAAGGCATTGTGGTGATTAACAAATCGAAACGAGGCAAGACGGCCTCATTAAATTGGACTGGCGCTGTGACGGATCTGTTGTCTGGTGAAGTGTTCGAATGTGTTGGTAAGGACTTAACTATTAAGGTGGAATCCAACCAGTGCAGGATGCTGACGACCAACTAG
- a CDS encoding methyl-accepting chemotaxis protein: MKFSHKVVAASSALLLVTVSLLSIQQLYTVRSAVENHVNTSLKEMVSGVKNTVESEMNAKKALAQSTTEVIEINPQDRTYVKQILEKPKLKNSFLAVGFGYEANGFVIENDDGWEAGPDYDPRIRPWFIDAKSKNSLVVTDPYVDVSSKKVIISIGTPVQENGRFTAGMFYDLELTNLATLVNQVNLFDAGYLFLVTADGTTIAHPNAENNGETLSSYLPQATIREGSQQIEVDGKKFLVNFTHIPSEDWYIGAILDEEIAFQTVQDLKNSSIIYSLIAVILSIIALTVLIRVLMRPLETLNQAIQDVASGQGDLTKRLDTNTDKEFSDLAKGFNTFTENLQNQIIQSKAIGVEIKRGTEITVQGAGESANAMNTQLQELEQLATAMNEMAVTATEVANNAQGAAAAAREADEATLDGTSVVSDTTQAIDNLSARIDQAVAEVQVLESATANIETILKVINDIADQTNLLALNAAIEAARAGESGRGFAVVADEVRTLAQRTQESTTEIRNMIEQLQAGASSVSNAMNQSKDTATDAVERAQQANSSLDRIRDAIQRISDMNIQIASAAEEQSLVAEEINNNTVKIKDLSTQVSNAAQDANTAMQVQTDNVRQQDELLNKFTV; the protein is encoded by the coding sequence ATGAAATTTAGCCATAAGGTGGTTGCTGCATCATCAGCCTTGCTGCTAGTGACAGTATCATTGCTTTCAATACAACAACTTTACACCGTAAGAAGTGCTGTAGAAAACCACGTCAATACGAGCCTGAAAGAAATGGTCTCTGGCGTTAAAAACACCGTCGAATCAGAGATGAACGCCAAGAAAGCATTGGCTCAATCAACAACTGAAGTCATCGAGATCAACCCTCAAGATCGCACTTACGTAAAACAAATCCTAGAAAAGCCAAAGCTTAAAAATAGCTTCCTCGCGGTTGGCTTCGGTTATGAAGCAAACGGTTTCGTTATTGAAAATGATGATGGCTGGGAAGCTGGCCCGGATTACGATCCACGAATTCGCCCTTGGTTCATTGATGCTAAGTCCAAAAACAGTTTAGTTGTTACCGACCCTTATGTGGACGTATCAAGCAAGAAAGTCATCATTTCAATTGGTACGCCAGTGCAAGAAAACGGCCGCTTCACTGCGGGTATGTTCTACGACCTAGAACTGACGAACCTTGCGACCTTGGTAAACCAAGTGAACTTGTTTGACGCGGGTTACTTATTCCTAGTCACAGCCGACGGCACAACGATTGCTCACCCTAATGCTGAGAATAATGGCGAAACACTATCAAGCTACCTGCCACAAGCGACCATTCGTGAAGGCTCTCAACAAATTGAAGTCGACGGCAAGAAGTTCTTAGTGAACTTTACTCACATCCCAAGTGAAGATTGGTACATTGGTGCAATACTTGATGAAGAAATTGCATTCCAAACGGTTCAAGATCTGAAAAACAGCTCGATAATCTATTCTTTAATTGCGGTTATTCTCAGCATCATTGCTTTAACCGTCCTTATTCGTGTGTTAATGCGCCCTCTTGAGACGCTTAACCAAGCAATTCAAGATGTTGCGAGTGGACAAGGTGACTTAACTAAACGTCTAGATACCAACACTGATAAAGAGTTCTCTGACCTTGCGAAAGGCTTTAACACCTTTACCGAAAACCTGCAAAATCAGATCATTCAATCGAAAGCAATTGGTGTAGAAATTAAGCGTGGTACTGAAATTACGGTTCAAGGCGCAGGCGAATCAGCAAACGCGATGAATACCCAGCTGCAAGAGCTAGAACAGCTTGCAACCGCAATGAACGAAATGGCAGTGACTGCAACAGAAGTAGCAAACAACGCTCAAGGCGCGGCAGCAGCAGCTCGTGAAGCTGACGAAGCAACGCTAGACGGTACTTCAGTTGTAAGTGACACCACACAAGCCATTGATAACCTCTCAGCTCGTATCGACCAAGCGGTTGCAGAAGTACAAGTACTTGAATCAGCAACAGCAAATATCGAGACGATTCTTAAAGTAATCAACGATATCGCAGACCAAACCAACCTACTGGCATTGAACGCAGCGATTGAAGCGGCACGTGCCGGCGAATCAGGTCGTGGTTTCGCCGTCGTAGCTGACGAAGTTCGTACTCTGGCGCAACGTACTCAAGAATCGACCACTGAAATCCGCAACATGATTGAGCAACTCCAAGCGGGTGCAAGCTCTGTATCTAACGCGATGAATCAAAGTAAAGACACAGCGACTGACGCCGTTGAGCGCGCTCAGCAAGCAAACTCTTCACTTGACCGCATTCGCGACGCGATTCAGCGTATCTCTGATATGAATATTCAGATTGCTTCAGCAGCAGAAGAGCAGAGCTTGGTAGCGGAAGAAATCAACAACAACACGGTTAAGATCAAAGACCTTTCAACACAGGTATCGAACGCAGCTCAAGACGCAAACACTGCAATGCAAGTTCAAACTGACAATGTTCGCCAACAAGACGAGCTATTGAACAAGTTTACGGTTTAA